TGAGCCTGCAATTATAGGCACTATGCCCTCACTTTATCAGCAGCTTCCAAGAACTAGGCACAGAGCGATTTTGGATCAGGACCGCCAGCCAGTTGATATAATGGATGTTGATCTATGGATTGAAAACGGCTGGGGGCTTGCAGATCCCAACCAAGATAAAGTGCTTAAGTGGCTTTTGCCGGATGTATCGGACCCAGAGCAAAGAAGAGAAATAGCAATCGATCATTTAAGAAAATCTATGGCACGAGGAAAACAGTTTCAGCAAGCAATAGATCAACCGGCGACCCCACCTGAGCGTCTTCAGCTTCACCTTCTTGCAGGCGATGCAATTCCTACTGGTTCAGCAGTAACAATTGACGACTCAGAATCTCACTTTGAAGTTACTGACTTCTCACCAGGTGACGGCACGGTGACCCGAAACAGCGCCCTTATGGATGAGAGAACGGGCGGCGTCTGGCAGCCCTATCTTCAGTCCCCTATTAAGTGGACGAATGTAATGTTCCTTTTCTCAGATCACTTAGGATTAACTAAAGACCCCGGCTTTAGCGATAATGTGCTGTATATCCTTCTAGAGCAGCCAGTTCAGTAGACCGGCTTTATTTAACAAATCTTTTCTGTACTATTTATAGGCATATCAAATAGCCCGGAGTTAGAATTTTGCCTACAACAAAATCCTTAAGAGAAATTATTAAAAACTCACATAAAGCCCTTTTAATCGGAATCGGCGGCGGAGGGGATATAGTTGGGACGATCCCTACTGCGGATCTGCTTGAGATGTTTGGGATTGAGTGCGTATACGGCGGTCTTTCATGGGAGCGCTCAGTTTTTGACCCAGAGCCCGGGCCAAGAGATTTTCATGAAATACAGAACATAAGAAAATGCAATGAGATAGTGTGGTTTGCAAATAAGGACAGCGCTACCTTAAGCGGTGTTAAGTTTGCGGAGTCAGGGTTCTCAGAAGTTCTTGGAGTACAAACCCTTCTTATAGGCATACAGCAAGGACCTAAAGCAATCGCAGAAGGTATACTTGATGCTGCAAATAAAGTAGGCGCAGATTTAGTGATTGGAATTGATGTCGGTGGGGACGTAATTGCCCAGGGTGATGAGCCGGGACTCATGAGCCCGCTGGCAGACTCAATGATGACGGCTGCATTTGCTTTACTTGAAGACGAGATCACAGCAATAATAGGGCTTTTCGGCTTTGGGAGCGACGGGGAGCTTACCCAAAGTGAGCTTGAGTCTTCAATGAGACTTGCGCTTAAAAACGGAGGCGTTCTAGGTAGCTGGGGAATTACTCATGACGCTCTTTCCAAGCTTGAAAAGGTCATAGCTACTGTACCCACTGAAGCAAGCCGGCTTCCTGTCCTATATGCCAAAGGGGAATTTGAGGAGACCAAAATAAGGAGCGGTACAAGGCATGTGTCCTTATCAATTGCATCAACAGAGACATTC
The Thermodesulfobacteriota bacterium DNA segment above includes these coding regions:
- a CDS encoding DUF1152 domain-containing protein — its product is MPTTKSLREIIKNSHKALLIGIGGGGDIVGTIPTADLLEMFGIECVYGGLSWERSVFDPEPGPRDFHEIQNIRKCNEIVWFANKDSATLSGVKFAESGFSEVLGVQTLLIGIQQGPKAIAEGILDAANKVGADLVIGIDVGGDVIAQGDEPGLMSPLADSMMTAAFALLEDEITAIIGLFGFGSDGELTQSELESSMRLALKNGGVLGSWGITHDALSKLEKVIATVPTEASRLPVLYAKGEFEETKIRSGTRHVSLSIASTETFYFLPSVIYENSKMAKCVSDCKSLEDANDCLHCINIRTELDLERDKLK